In Pseudobutyrivibrio ruminis HUN009, the DNA window AGCGAAGCGATTGGTCTGTGGAGATGGGCAGACCTGGGTCTGGAAGACCCTGCTAGGAATGGTACAAGTATCCATTTTCCGTTTCATATACTCTAGCCCCAAAATCACTAATACCCCAATTTCTTTTCAAGATATGCCTTATTAACGTTATAGAATTTTAATATTCTTGACACCGTACGGTATTTATAATATTATCTTACAGTTGCAATTTAGAAAGGTAATATATGAAAAAGCAATTAACTTTGGTATTAGCACTTAGCACTATGCTTAGTGTAGCTCTCACAGGCTGTGGTTCATCAAAGAATGATAATGGAACCTCAGCTGCTAGCACAAACAATAGTACAGAAGAAACATCATCTTCTTCTGTAGATACAAGTAGCTTTACAGACTTTACTGTAGAAGGTGCTGAACATAAGGTAACCTTCAAGTATGATAATGAGGCATATGAATTAGAAGAAGCTACTTTAGAAATGCTTGATTCAGTAAATAAATGCTATGTTGCAGATAAGCTTGGCTCTGTAACAGTATCAATGTCACATTATAATGGTCAGGATATGACAGCAGAAGATGCTGAAAAGAGAATGACAAGTAATGAAAACATGATGAATTCAATTCATGATTATACTTGTGAAGCATATTCTAACAGCGGATTTGATGGATATGTGGAGACCTATTATAACAATACAACCAATTCAGCTAATCGCTATTATGTATTAACAGATGGAGACTTCTATATGTACGTAGAAGTAAGCTACCTACTCTCTGACCCATTTGATTTAGAATTTTCCGTAGAAACAATGTAACATCCCCCCATTGCAACACCGCCCCTGATAAAACAGGGGTTTTTTTAGTATCCTAAAAAAATACCAAAAAATACATTAAAAATCAGGGATTATTTTTTATTCCAGCCATTATTTAAAAAAACAGGTTTACAAAATAAAGATTTATTTCTTTTTACCTGTTAGAGAAAAAGGAGGAAATAAAAATGACCCTAAAATACTTATCAAACAACAAACTTCAGAAAATTACCAACACACTTTCAAAGGAGGCCTTTGACAACCCATATCCCTACCCAATCATCTTCGTAGACCCAAAAGAGGTTAATACAGCTCGCTTCTATCCTTGTGTAGATATCCCAGGAGGGCATGAAGACGAATGCTTCATCGAAGTGTCAAAGAAACTTCGAAAAGCATCTCCTCAGACCTTCATACGTTGCCTACTATCTTGCCTGAAAGAGTACAACGACTGGTGGTATGGCTATGAAGTTCGTTGTGCCCTCACTCAAGAAGATATAAATAATCTAATAAAGACCTTAGATGAACCCTAATCAAATATAAATGTAGATAAAAGCTATTTTCTCTTATGGTAGAATAACTATATATCTTATATGCATAAGGAGAACCCTCTATGAAATTACCATATGACGCGTTTGAAAATAATTCCATCATGCAACAAGCTGGAGATCTAATTGCTAAGAAATATGCATCTCTTATTGTTGAGGATCAATATAACCGTGAAAACGGCATTATTATCGAACCTGATACAACGGGTGTAGACTTCTACTTTCTGCAGGATTTTATGACTGATGAAATGTATGTAGATTTTCCTGTAATTGAACAAGATTTCATGGCTCATTGTGGTAGCAGATTAAAAGAATTTGATGATGTTTGTTGGTATGACCAGACATATATAGGTATCTCAAGACCTGTAGATGTCATGTATAGCAACGTCCTTAGATTAATATTCAATGGTGCTAAATTAGGAGACTCTTATTGCCTAGAATTAATCAAATCTTTGTATAAGACATATTACAAAAAAGAATATCGTACGTTTAAAAAATTCGATGTCTTCGCACCGGAAGATATTCTATGTATTACAGAGGACGACGAAATCTCTATGAATAGAGATTATGCTATAGCCCGTGTCATGTGCATGGCACTCTTCTTCAATAAAAAACTAAGTGATGATTGCGCCTTATGGTATAAGATTTTTGACATGAAAAGGGAAGAATTCTATAAGCTTGTAGACCTTGCCATTAATAGAATTGATGTTAAGGAAGAAACAATGGAAGAAGCTGCAAGGCAGATTGATGAATGGAATGAGAAATCTCTTAAAGACGAATCTACTATACAAACCTATAAGGATATTATTGAGTTTTCAAATGCATGTTTTCATATTGCAGGGTACCAAGATGACTATGATAAAACCTGCATGACTATGTTCCAAGGTGGTAGGCTTCATTTAATCATTACACTTTCAATCTTAAAGACATTACATCCTAAGCGTAAATATACTTTTGAAGAAGTACAGGTATGTACTCGTATCCGTGACTTAATAGTAGCACTAACTGATACCGCTCATGATTTCGACTATGAGACCAGCTACTTGTTAGGCACCGATTTAGATGAAGCAGACTTAAAAGAGGTAGTCTTTAAACCATTAACAAATATAGCTGAAAATAAGTCTACTAAACCAAAGGAATTAGTTAATACAGCTCCTGTGTCTTGTGGTAATGCTTCAAATGAAGACTATCTAAAGGAAATTGCAGAGCTACGAAATAAGTTAAATAAAGCCGAACAAGATATCCAATACCTTCGTAGTAACAATAAAAAAGCAAAAACCGAAGCTGCTACTTTTGAATCTTTAAAGAATCAGTTGGAAGCAGAGCACGAGGAATTAATCCATCTTAGAAACTACGTTTACAATCTTACTGACGAGACTGTCCCAGAATCTAATACAAACGTAGAGCAACTGAAAAAAGCCATCGAAGACAAAAACATCCTTATCATCGGAGGCCATCCAAACTGGCACAATAAGCTTAAAACCTTATTCCCTAACTGGAGCTTCATAGGCGTAGAGAAGTTCGCTTCACTAAACCCTGCAACAGCCGATGGCAGGGATAAAGTATACTTCTTCAGTAACTTTATCGGTCACTCAGAATACTACCGCTTCACTTCATATATGCAGAAGCACGACATCAACTATGGCTACTTGAAGGACACCAACACTGACAGTAATATCAAGCAAATATTCGAAGAGCTTAAGTAAACAATAAAGGCGGAGCAAGAGCTCCGCCAAAAAATGGAGTCCACAATGTGGGCTCCATTCTCAACTAACATATTAAATTGAATATAGTAACAACCAATGCTACCGGAGGAATCATGATTAGCAACATGCTCGATAAACAACTACCATTAGGCTTATTACCACCACTTCCACCACCTTTATCTTCCTCGTCTTCTTCTAGAATAATCTCTGTAAGAAGTATATCATCCATACCAATGTTACCATCGTTATTCCAATCCATACATACCTCCGATAAGTTCTCTACCTACTAATTATCCTTAACGTTATATTTGGTATTTATTGAGCGTAATAATTCAAGCTCAACCTCTTTAAATTTTTCAGTCTGATAGAAATACAGCTTAATCTCTTTGTTTTGCTTTGCGCATTCTAAAACTACTTTATTCATCTTGCAGTTAGTAGTCTGTCCACCTTCAAAACAATTCCTAGCTGATATGACACCATATCCTGTATTGAAGCGATTTCTTAGATTCGCAGTTTCACCAATATAGATAATCTCATCGTCTACTATCCATAAATATACACCCGGTACCTCATCGGCAGAAATCTTAAACTTACAGAATGTGCCTCCACCATAGCCATGCAATTTTAGATTATGCATATTCTGATATCTTGACTGTGGAGCATCTTCGATTACTAGTCCATTGGAATCACGCTCTACATCAATAATCTGCAGAAACATAAAGTCGTAACCGGCAACATTAATTGTTTCCTGTGCTGAAGGTGCTTTGGATAAAATTATTTTCTTGCTAACATCACTTTTGGGAGAAGGTTTCCGATTTGTAGTATGAGATAGTATTTCTCCAGTAGATACCTTCCTAAATTCAATTTGCTTTCTAATTAAATCCTTTTTGGAAACAACATAACCCGCATCTATCCATGAAAAAGCATGAGAATGCGAATTGTTTCCACTAGACCAAAATGCCCCATGATTATATGCAGAATTAGGAAGTGAAAAACCTAAAATCCCTTCTATTTTCTCAAATGAAAGTGATATTACTGACTTATTGCAGCATCGCAAATAGTCTCCTAAAGGATCATACTTACTCATTACAGCTGTTCTCCTATAGCTTCAAACTCTTCTCTTCTATCCATAAAAAATTTATAGTATTCTTGTACATTTTTTAGTAGATGCCAGTCATTTGGCCCAGCTGGATTCTTATCCAAGTCATAAACTAAAGCATCTCGTATAGACAGTATAAATGGTGAGTGTGTTGCAATTATAAACTGACATCGAAATCCTCTAACTGACTGCTCTAAGAAATTTACCAATTCCAACTGCATTTCTGGAGATAAGCTATTCTCTGGCTCATCTAGAATATAAATACCATTCTCTTTTATCTTTCTAGTAAAGTATCTAAAAGCTGATTCTCCATTTGAATACTCTCTGACATTGTCTATTAACGTTTTTCTTATATATTGAGACTGAGTCTTTGATTTAGCTGCATTGTGTTTTCTCAACTCCTCGATATCATCGATAGATTTAAGCTGATATGAGCTATACTTATAATCCATGTATTCTTCAAATCGATCTTCCCGTTTATTATCAATACCCTCATTCAATCTTCTGATATCAAGCATATAGTCAAAGATATCATCAGAAGTAATTATCACCTTCTCGTCCA includes these proteins:
- a CDS encoding GIY-YIG nuclease family protein; protein product: MSKYDPLGDYLRCCNKSVISLSFEKIEGILGFSLPNSAYNHGAFWSSGNNSHSHAFSWIDAGYVVSKKDLIRKQIEFRKVSTGEILSHTTNRKPSPKSDVSKKIILSKAPSAQETINVAGYDFMFLQIIDVERDSNGLVIEDAPQSRYQNMHNLKLHGYGGGTFCKFKISADEVPGVYLWIVDDEIIYIGETANLRNRFNTGYGVISARNCFEGGQTTNCKMNKVVLECAKQNKEIKLYFYQTEKFKEVELELLRSINTKYNVKDN
- a CDS encoding AAA family ATPase encodes the protein MPQKGIEEIRFKDITILYGGNGSGKTTMLNIIAEKIGAARMAPYNRSNFYEDYLERCDLDYANAQMDEKVIITSDDIFDYMLDIRRLNEGIDNKREDRFEEYMDYKYSSYQLKSIDDIEELRKHNAAKSKTQSQYIRKTLIDNVREYSNGESAFRYFTRKIKENGIYILDEPENSLSPEMQLELVNFLEQSVRGFRCQFIIATHSPFILSIRDALVYDLDKNPAGPNDWHLLKNVQEYYKFFMDRREEFEAIGEQL